From a single Maylandia zebra isolate NMK-2024a linkage group LG3, Mzebra_GT3a, whole genome shotgun sequence genomic region:
- the LOC112429757 gene encoding putative C-type lectin domain family 20 member A, translating into MTEKSFSCDRATMQWSLFLLLLMGQCVFITCQLYEYHFIKEEMSWDEARAYCRENYTDLAKVFDLTDMRRLQDSAQNQTEAWIGLYSEPGRDNRRWHWSLPGEEYTENKTCWGDTEPNDGAYPENCVMTVDKWADYPCSDTFQFICYDATMKNNKTFHLTETSVTWTQAQSYCRQHHTDLASGLNQIYSEEFKKLKNSKAPKVNSWIGLFRDSWRWSDGSNFSFRYWDMDSFNDGLNNRKCATTLLERSGRWSSAGCDQRKPFFCYDDKLILIRENKTWEEALNYCRQTHHDLVSIRNPHQQRWVQERAKNASTPFVWLGLQYGCAARLWLWVTDYVVCYERWASGGRTEACGMSAAMTTGGQHEWVSQRKNETFNFICIKH; encoded by the exons atgacagaaaagtcaTTTTCATGTGACAGAGCGACGATGCAGTGGAGTCTGTTTCTGCTTCTTCTGATGG GTCAGTGTGTCTTCATCACATGTCAGCTGTATGAGTACCACTTTATTAAAGAAGAGATGAGCTGGGATGAAGCACGGGCATACTGCAGAGAGAACTACACAGACCTGGCCAAAGTGTTTGACCTGACAGACATGAGAAGACTTCAAGACTCTGCACAGAATCAAACAGAAGCCTGGATTGGACTGTACAGCGAGCCAGGAAGAGACAACAGGAGGTGGCACTGGTCTCTGCCGGGGGAGGAATACACTGAAAATAAGACCTGTTGGGGAGATACAGAGCCAAATGATGGAGCATACCCTGAGAACTGTGTGATGACAGTAGACAAGTGGGCAGATTATCCATGTAGTGACACATTTCAGTTCATCTGCTATGACG caacaatgaaaaacaacaaaacctttCATTTGACTGAGACGTCTGTGACCTGGACTCAGGCTCAGAGCTACTGCAGACAGCATCACACCGACCTGGCCAGTGGACTCAATCAGATATACAGTGAAGAGTTTAAGAAGCTGAAGAACTCTAAAGCCCCTAAGGTGAACTCGTGGATCGGCCTGTTCAGAGACAGCTGGAGGTGGTCAGATGGGAGTAACTTCTCTTTCAGATACTGGGACATGGACTCATTTAATGATGGACTAAACAACAGGAAATGTGCTACGACTCTGTTAGAGAGATCAGGAAGATGGAGCTCTGCTGGATGTGACCAAAGAAAGCCTTTCTTCTGCTATGATG ATAAACTGATTCTGATCAGGGAAAACAAAACCTGGGAGGAAGCCTTGAATTACTGCAGACAGACACATCATGACCTGGTTTCAATCAGGAACCCTCATCAGCAGCGATGGGTCCAGGAAAGAGCCAAAAACGCCTCGACTCCTTTCGTGTGGCTGGGACTGCAGTACGGCTGTGCTGCACGTTTGTGGCTTTGGGTCACTGATTATGTAGTGTGCTATGAGAGGTGGGCTTCAGGGGGAAGGACTGAAGCCTGTGGCATGTCtgcagccatgaccacaggagGGCAGCACGAGTGGGTCAGTCAGAGGAAAAATGagacatttaattttatttgtataaaacACTAA
- the tfr2 gene encoding transferrin receptor protein 2: protein MTTHLTQASLMSVHHSVSDDDEEEEVGGAQRAALRLAISEDEEEAGPFSDLTALVMRYRHGDRRCCVLLCVGGVIVFTAAFLLAYGIFSGRYHCSQAEQGHEQQLGGAKAPSEGGAGLYLGELRLMMRKLLQDEDIHNTVSRVSRAAHPPGSSEGTSLASEILQRFRELQMDHTWTESLYATLQFPDRSQRSSLSLVDSAGRVSEEIPLNPSDYCPYSSTGNATGGVVYANYGRPEDFKWLKREDVSVAGCVVVMRVGGGVSFAEKVWLAEKNGASGALIYPDPADVPQDPRRLGLNTHTAVSEHVHLGSGDPFTPGFPSFNHTQFPPIQSSGLPLIPALPITATVASKLLSQLTGPSCPRPWQGRLPYVRCVVGPEFSNGRRVQMSVQNVMKPILLNNIFSSLEGRVEPDQYIILGAQRDCLGPGAVKSGVGTAILLELARTFSAMVKKGFSPRRSLLFVSWDAGDFGNVGATEWLEGYLSMLHLKAVAYFSLDQAVMGDEVLSAYTSPLLVDLLDAAIRQVEHPKHAGQSIYSQAERDGGSWRITKPLYLNSGAFSFTAFAGVPAMELRFTEERAYPFINTPLDSVSRLQEVLGGRLGVTGRSLGELVGEMVLRLAHDHILPLRITSYAQTVLQFSAQLNKHSAELQSRGLSPQWVFSARGDYSRAAETLQRAIDYSDLHEPTITRFYNTRIMKVEYYFLSQYVSAVETPFRHVIHGRGNHTLSALTEHLGLLTSDPGRFDESSFRRQLALFTWTLQGAANALNGDVWSIHNMHRFTH from the exons ATGACTACCCACCTGACACAG GCTTCCTTGATGTCCGTCCACCACTCAGtgtctgatgatgatgaagaagaggaggtgGGAGGTGCTCAGCGGGCGGCGCTGCGGCTGGCGATATCAGAAGACGAGGAGGAGGCGGGACCTTTCAGTGACCTCACAGCTCTGGTGATGAGGTATCGTCATGGAGACCGGCGATGCTGTGTGCTGTTGTGTGTGGGCGGAGTCATCGTGTTCACCGCTG CGTTCCTATTGGCTTATGGGATCTTCAGTGGGCGGTACCACTGCTCACAAGCAGAGCAGGGGCATGAGCAGCAGCTGGGTGGGGCTAAAGCTCCTTCAGAAGGAGGGGCGGGGCTTTACTTGGGAGAGCTAAGATTGATGATGAGGAAGCTGCTACAGGATGAAGACATCCACAACACAGTCAG TCGCGTGAGCCGGGCAGCTCATCCTCCAGGCTCCTCGGAGGGTACCTCTCTGGCCTCAGAGATCCTGCAGCGCTTCAGGGAGCTGCAGATGGACCACACCTGGACTGAGTCGCTATACGCCACGCTGCAGTTCCCCGACAG GTCTCAGAGGAGCTCTCTGAGCTTGGTGGACTCTGCAGGTCGGGTCTCAGAAGAGATTCCTCTCAACCCTTCTGACTACTGCCCGTACAGCTCCACAGGAAATGCCACA GGGGGTGTGGTCTATGCCAACTATGGCCGACCGGAGGATTTTAAATGGCTGAAACGTGAGGACGTGTCTGTGGCTGGCTGTGTGGTGGTGATGCGTGTTGGGGGCGGGGTCAGTTTTGCGGAGAAGGTCTGGTTGGCTGAGAAGAACGGGGCGAGTGGAGCTTTGATCTACCCTGACCCTGCTGATGTGCCGCAGGACCCTCGCCGCCTTggcctgaacacacacactgctgtgtcTGAACAT GTCCACCTAGGGTCAGGGGACCCCTTCACCCCTGGCTTTCCCTCCTTCAATCACACTCAGTTCCCGCCCATTCAGTCCTCCGGTCTGCCACTCATTCCAGCCCTGCCAATTACTGCCACTGTGGCCTCCAAGCTGCTTAG CCAGCTGACAGGTCCGTCCTGTCCTCGGCCCTGGCAGGGTCGGCTGCCGTACGTGCGCTGCGTTGTCGGTCCCGAGTTCAGTAACGGACGCAGAGTCCAGATGTCGGTTCAGAACGTGATGAAGCCGATCCTGCTCAACAACATCTTCTCATCACTGGAAGGCAGAGTGGAGCCAG ATCAGTACATCATACTGGGAGCTCAGAGGGACTGTCTGGGTCCGGGAGCCGTGAAGTCCGGAGTTGGAACTGCGATCCTGCTGGAGCTGGCTCGAACCTTTTCAGCCATGGTGAAGAAGG GTTTCAGTCCAAGACGCAGCTTGTTGTTTGTCAGCTGGGATGCTGGAGACTTTGGGAATGTTGGAGCAACCGAATGGCTTGAG GGTTATCTGTCCATGCTTCACCTGAAGGCTGTGGCCTACTTCAGTCTGGACCAGGCAGTCATGG GTGATGAGGTCCTGTCAGCTTACACCAGTCCTCTCCTGGTTGACCTGCTGGACGCTGCCATCAGACAG GTGGAGCATCCCAAACATGCAGGTCAGAGCATCTACAGCCAGGCGGAGAGAGATGGAGGTAGCTGGAGGat TACGAAGCCACTGTATCTGAACAGCGGCGCTTTCAGCTTCACGGCGTTTGCAGGAGTTCCAGCCATGGAGCTCAGATTCACAGAG GAGCGAGCATATCCATTCATCAACACGCCATTGGACAGTGTCTCACGCCTGCAGGAGGTGCTGGGGGGTCGTCTGGGGGTCACGGGGCGGAGCTTAGGGGAGCTGGTGGGGGAAATGGTGCTGCGATTGGCCCACGACCACATCCTGCCGCTGCGCATCACTTCCTACGCCCAGACAGTGCTGCAGTTCAGTGCtcagctcaacaaacactcTGCTGAGCTGCAG tccAGAGGTTTGTCTCCTCAGTGGGTCTTCAGCGCTCGAGGAGATTACAGCCGAGCGGCAGAGACGCTGCAGAGAGCCATCGACTACAGCGACCTGCACGAGCCCACCATAACACGCTTCTACAACACTCGCATCATGAAG GTGGAGTACTACTTCCTGTCTCAGTACGTGTCTGCAGTTGAGACGCCATTCCGTCATGTGATCCACGGCCGCGGCAACCATACTCTGAGTGCGCTCACTGAGCACTTGGGCCTGCTCACCTCTGACCCCGGACGCTTCGACGAGAGCAGCTTCAGACGGCAGCTGGCGCTGTTCACGTGGACGCTGCAGGGCGCCGCCAACGCTCTGAATGGAGACGTGTGGAGCATCCACAACATGCACCGCTTCACCCACTGA
- the LOC143416769 gene encoding myelin-oligodendrocyte glycoprotein-like, producing the protein MKLRLLFVVLLHVSQHASGVEVYEGVDSVLLPCQVAKDVSSDTTAAVWDRDEFKKPTVHVRLQSGDELKEQNHRYSNRTSMRADALQTGDLSLTLRNPTVSDSGTYTCTTRKYGRDLRRTEVYLRVKEPPLWPWVLAGALLLLVVLIVAFGVILYCEHKRLKTVEAQLVSNPRQTGLRWPFGQR; encoded by the exons ATGAAGCTGAGGCTGCTGTTTGTGGTCCTCCTGCATG TTTCTCAGCATGCCTCAGGTGTGGAGGTGTATGAGGGGGTGGATTCTGTCCTGCTGCCCTGTCAGGTAGCAAAGGATGTTTCCAGCGACACCACAGCAGCAGTGTGGGACCGTGATGAGTTCAAGAAGCCAACAGTCCACGTGCGTCTGCAGAGCGGAGATGAGCTGAAAGAACAAAACCATCGTTACTCCAACCGAACATCAATGAGAGCCGACGCTCTGCAGACTGGAGAcctcagcctcactctgaggaACCCTACAGTCTCTGACAGTGGAACCTACACCTGCACCACCCGGAAGTATGGACGAGATCTGAGGCGGACAGAAGTATACCtgagggtcaaag AACCTCCACTCTGGCCCTGGGTCCTCGCAGGTGCCCTGCTTCTCCTGGTTGTCCTGATTGTTGCCTTTGGCGTCATCCTGTATTGTGAACATAAAAGGCTTAAAACTGTAGAAG CTCAACTCGTCAGTAACCCAAGGCAGACAGGGCTTCGCTGGCCATTTGGACAAAGATGA